The segment AGAATGGTTCGGAGGAGACAACGGAGAATGGCTCCGATGAGAAGGAGGATGAAGAGAAGGAGACCAATGGAGACTCAACAggtaggaaataaaaattatttattcttctttttccccCACCCCCGCCCCATCCCTTTGGTGTTTGTAGTAGTCAAAacaaaaggttaaaaaaaaacaaatttattgattaatgaataatttgttAATCAGCCCCCGCTGAGGCTTTAAAGAGAAAGCCCGAAGAAACAGAGGAAAAGTCCACCGAGGAGGTTGCAACTCCTGAGAAGAAGGCAAAATTGGACGATTCAACAAAAGATCAGCCCGAAGTTAAGGATACCGAAGCCGAGGTGACGGCttaagtttcctttttttttcaaatttaatttttcttaatttataaagaaaagtgAGACAGAAAAATTGGGCAGAAGATaaccacacaaaaaaaagtaagaaaaaatcatcccttttTATTAGtattacaacaacaacaaaaaaagtaaataatatattattattaaatggagatgaagtaataaaaaaaaataatgagaaatacATGAGccaataaaatataagatagaaaatagtaaaaaaaaaaagaaaaaataaatcacaaaaaggtGAGACcagtaaataattaaataaaaaaacaat is part of the Lutzomyia longipalpis isolate SR_M1_2022 chromosome 3, ASM2433408v1 genome and harbors:
- the LOC129791701 gene encoding uncharacterized protein LOC129791701, whose protein sequence is MGDVPVATNDVPVVEKEVDEVVAPKVTEEEPEEKVAAAVENGSEETTENGSDEKEDEEKETNGDSTAPAEALKRKPEETEEKSTEEVATPEKKAKLDDSTKDQPEVKDTEAEVTA